The following proteins are encoded in a genomic region of Brachypodium distachyon strain Bd21 chromosome 1, Brachypodium_distachyon_v3.0, whole genome shotgun sequence:
- the LOC104585439 gene encoding uncharacterized protein LOC104585439: MTVCLWMLLSRDIIPNGMLGFQVPGSRVLVLVVSLVIVRMLGFYIFVGYISRKESHILLQLSPVAALLLSGVAMHYAELDYWLNWMGYTLIPQWTMIYILTRFGSPGNACPLHKEIKVAAQLFLVILFVATVLILLQQFGIMNFLVLLGPFVLGNLQIPLALARIMLSCWWLFYNKIEVQDTKNKNIKLAVKVLYIMVLCQGTLNMMACILESFSFLLRRSLALACGLVDNLGMKSVDLYYEKAYDTFLQESVFDVSKMDLVTFALNSLNSDAVSWGKKRAAVRILDSFLQRLKASSSITDLQNKELVSRITTSNKAVTTLISMLGWTLPKDEDIRLLAAKVAAHLAPYLRIVSISDTMQMVSSLLEAQDQPVIQDISSQVMDGNGGDTDQQSHGSGSPTVNGNSSSPRDIVGGNADQQSHGSGSPTVNSNSSLPRDTEGGNADQQSHGSGSPTVEGNSSLPLDIEGGAPAMQASSNQAERNSQRCSLFCKIFNFLKEGIRRFLRHVGRLRSIPHEDKIDKDSLPALGMQILEGLAHDLHNCEEISRATEILLPMIIGFISCTTGSTEQQRLKNATSSLTLIAKLASVKGKMGIALREELFENPFLLGNLAEILEGNSSSNLEQRKLTMNIIAELAMEKKTREKIGKIKDIIDKLVQEFIGEDESEKPLRGDAGEALAMLAMESPDNCSAMLHEPNQELLKDLANKLQRGEHIYQAASLLQSLCENSRQVLLLQDPGDSHLLSTLTVVLGRIVDAEGKQMEALIGLASQICSACPAERVARVLDLYRDGETLVRKLVRELDARKKPSPDESPNTRRLLFGLTVSILKLCPPYAVIFRGGRMMETLSGVEKYMVFFGSSGVVSEGLPALVARAKELIGG; encoded by the exons ATGACGGTATGCCTGTGGATGTTGCTGTCACGTGATATCATTCCAAATGGCATGCTGGGGTTCCAGGTTCCAGGTTCTCGTGTCCTTGTTTTAGTGGTGTCACTGGTGATAGTACGCATGTTGGGGTTTTACATATTTGTTGGATACATCAGCAGGAAGGAAAGCCACATACTGTTGCAACTTAGTCCCGTAGCTGCACTCCTACTAAGTGGGGTTGCAATGCACTATGCAGAATTAGATTACTGGCTTAACTGGATGGGTTACACACTTATTCCTCAATGGACCATGATCTATATTTTAACGAGGTTCGGATCACCGGGTAATGCTTGTCCACTTCACAAAGAGATTAAAGTAGCGGCACAACTATTCCTTGTCATACTTTTCGTTGCAACAGTTTTGATACTATTACAACAGTTTGGGATTATGAACTTCCTGGTACTGCTAGGTCCATTTGTGCTAGGCAACTTACAAATTCCACTGGCTCTGGCACGCATCATGCTCTCGTGTTGGTGGCTTTTCTATAACAAGATTGAAGTTCAAGACACCAAGAACAAAAACATCAAGCTGGCGGTGAAGGTCTTGTACATAATGGTGTTGTGCCAAGGGACACTAAATATGATGGCGTGCATACTGGAGTCATTTTCCTTCTTGCTTCGGAGATCACTGGCCCTTGCTTGTGGACTTGTAGATAATTTGGGGATGAAATCCGTCGATCTCTATTATGAAAAAGCCTATGACACCTTCTTGCAAGAAAGTGTGTTTGATGTTTCAAAGATGGACCTTGTTACCTTTGCTCTGAACTCCCTGAACTCTGACGCCGTTTCATGGGGCAAGAAGCGCGCTGCCGTCCGAATCTTGGACTCTTTTCTGCAGCGGCTCAAGGCCTCCAGCTCCATCACAGATCTCCAAAACAAAGAGCTTGTCTCACGAATCACTACCTCCAACAAGGCAGTGACCACGTTGATCAGCATGTTGGGCTGGACACTCCCGAAAGATGAAGATATCAGGCTACTCGCCGCAAAGGTCGCCGCTCATCTTGCTCCATATCTACGGATCGTCAGTATCAGTGACACCATGCAGATGGTGTCTTCACTTCTTGAAGCCCAAGATCAACCGGTGATACAAGACATTTCGTCCCAGGTAATGGACGGCAACGGAGGGGATACTGATCAGCAAAGCCATGGTTCAGGATCTCCAACAGTGAACGGTAACAGTTCTTCACCGCGAGATATTGTGGGAGGGAACGCTGATCAGCAAAGCCATGGTTCAGGATCTCCAACAGTGAACAGTAACAGTTCTTTACCGCGAGACACTGAGGGAGGGAATGCTGATCAGCAAAGCCATGGTTCAGGTTCTCCAACAGTGGAAGGTAACAGTTCTTTACCGCTGGACATTGAGGGAGGGGCACCAGCAATGCAAGCCTCCTCAAACCAGGCAGAACGCAACAGTCAaaggtgctctcttttttgcaaaatcttcAATTTTCTGAAGGAAGGGATACGCAGATTCTTGCGGCACGTCGGGAGACTGCGATCCATCCCACATGAGGACAAGATAGATAAGGACTCGCTCCCTGCACTGGGAATGCAAATCCTTGAAGGGCTTGCTCATGATCTCCACAACTGCGAAGAAATCAGCAGAGCAACAGAAATCCTCCTTCCAATGATCATAGGGTTCATAAGCTGCACTACTGGCTCAACAGAACAGCAACGACTAAAGAATGCCACTTCTTCGTTGACATTAATTGCCAAGCTTGCGAGCGTCAAGGGAAAAATGGGCATAGCACTCCGGGAAGAGCTCTTTGAGAATCCTTTCCTACTTGGCAACCTCGCCGAGATCTTGGAGGGCAATTCATCGAGCAACCTAGAACAAAGGAAGCTGACGATGAATATCATTGCCGAGCTCGCcatggagaagaaaacaagggaGAAGATTGGGAAAATCAAAGATATCATTGACAAGTTGGTACAAGAATTTATTGGGGAAGATGAATCCGAGAAACCACTGCGAGGAGATGCAGGGGAAGCACTTGCAATGCTGGCAATGGAGAGCCCTGACAACTGTTCTGCTATGTTGCACGAACCCAATCAGGAGCTTCTCAAGGATCTTGCGAACAAGCTTCAGCGTGGCGAGCACATATACCAAGCGGCGAGTCTGCTTCAGAGTCTGTGCGAAAACTCCAGGCAAGTGCTGCTCCTACAAGATCCAGGTGACAGTCACCTGTTGTCAACCTTAACAGTG GTCTTGGGAAGAATTGTGGATGCTGAGGGGAAGCAGATGGAGGCCCTAATCGGCCTGGCTTCACAGATATGCAGTGCCTGTCCAGCTGAACGCGTCGCCCGTGTTCTCGACTTGTATCGAGATGGTGAGACATTAGTCAGGAAACTGGTGCGTGAACTCGACGCTCGCAAGAAGCCGAGTCCTGATGAGTCTCCAAATACGAGAAGGCTGCTGTTCGGGCTCACAGTATCCATCCTGAAACTCTGCCCTCCCTACGCAGTCATCTTCAGGGGTGGCAGAATGATGGAAACGCTGTCTGGCGTGGAGAAGTACATGGTGTTCTTCGGCAGCTCCGGGGTGGTTTCAGAAGGGCTGCCGGCTCTGGTGGCCAGAGCAAAAGAGCTGATCGGAGGCTGA